A region of the Aerosakkonema funiforme FACHB-1375 genome:
CAATTTAGAAATATTAGATATTGCGGTTGTGCGATTAATTGAAACAATCCAAATGTCCCTATGGGGAACAACAATCGGAGCAATTCTTTCCTTGCCGATCGCCATATTTTCCGCCCGCAATTTAGCTCCCCGTTGGCTGCAATTATTAGCTAACTTGTTGCAAAATGCAGTGCGATCTGTTCCTTCCATAGTTTTGGGTTTATTGTTTGTTGCCGCCACAGGATTGGGTGCGCCAGCCGGAACTTTGGCTTTAGGAATTTATACAATTGGATATTTGGGTAAATTTTATCAAGAAGCAATTGAATCTATAGACCCGCGTTCCATAGAATCTTTGCAAGTTTCTGGTGCATCTTGGTTACAAATTGCTCAATACGGCATCTTACCGCAAGTACTGCCATTAGGATTGGGCTACACCTTATATATGTTTGAGTACAACATTCGCGCTGCTTCTGTACTCGGTGTAGTTGGTGCGGGAGGGATT
Encoded here:
- the phnE gene encoding phosphonate ABC transporter, permease protein PhnE yields the protein MKHFASFWKRYFWVNRLLILCGVILVYGWALQGLKVDLTLLKDSWPYVTDFISRLWPPNLEILDIAVVRLIETIQMSLWGTTIGAILSLPIAIFSARNLAPRWLQLLANLLQNAVRSVPSIVLGLLFVAATGLGAPAGTLALGIYTIGYLGKFYQEAIESIDPRSIESLQVSGASWLQIAQYGILPQVLPLGLGYTLYMFEYNIRAASVLGVVGAGGIGFELVNYIRGFEYTKATTMMLVLLVVVTLIDTLSSKLRQHLEAM